A DNA window from Bos javanicus breed banteng chromosome 10, ARS-OSU_banteng_1.0, whole genome shotgun sequence contains the following coding sequences:
- the LOC133255247 gene encoding 60S ribosome subunit biogenesis protein NIP7 homolog: protein MKFPFQQLRPEDSGFQPSRKIWPLTEEETHVMFEKTAKFVRENLQLLVNRSYGTHCFRRHNDWTVYCVNEMILKLVVGISGDKLVLLGRYFGKFPKTHKFQLDISALDYLAPYAKNFGVAAKSTQDCRRVDTMIMVVFPQADIGEYVWHEEMLTLNHQEDLGLCRWA from the exons atgaagtttCCATTTCAACAACTGAGGCCCGAAGATTCTGGGTTCCAACCcagtaggaaaatttggcctCTGACTGAAGAGGAGACCCATGTAATGTTTGAGAAGACAGCAAAATTCGTCAGAGAGAACCTTCAGCTGCTGGTCAACAGGTCCTATGGCACCCATTGTTTCAGGCGGCACAATGACTGGACAGTGTACTGTGTGAATGAGATGATCTTGAAGTTGGTTGTGGGTATCTCTGGTGACAAGCTGGTTTTGCTTGGGAGGTACTTTGGAAAATTCCCTAAGACCCATAAGTTTCAGTTGGACATATCAGCTCTGGATTACCTTGCACCCTATGCcaagaa TTTTGGGGTAGCAGCAAAGTCTACACAAGACTGCAGGAGAGTAGACACCATGATTATGGTGGTATTTCCTCAAGCAGACATTGGGGAGTACGTTTGGCACGAAGAGATGTTGACTTTAAACCATCAGGAGGACCTGGGGCTGTGTAGATGGGCCTAG